Proteins found in one bacterium 336/3 genomic segment:
- a CDS encoding phosphoadenosine phosphosulfate reductase — MNKVRHVLGISGGKDSATLAIYVKTKYPSIDLEFYSCDTGKELDETYQLIKNLEIYLGIKIKLLQNAENSSEDPFDHFLKMYGGFLPSSNARWCTKKLKLEPFEKYVGDDPVVSYVGIRGDEEREGYISTKKNIQSIFPFRKNIWSQDVVNKLLSNQNIEQLLEISKNIDFGKSQEKAFQTISRKVDVSFTHNQKLNILLDSNVKAFNYLVFDFLKTTDYPLATENIFPLLEDEEILVREDIFRILEESGVGVPAYYKKIDFEINGKKGQYARSRSGCFFCFFQQKIEWIWLYEQHPELYKKAMEYEKDGYTWGQHESLEELIQPKRMAAIKEEYVKRMEKKSKVKSNLLVDILDDDDTEGCAACFI; from the coding sequence ATGAACAAAGTAAGACATGTATTAGGTATATCAGGAGGTAAAGATAGTGCTACTTTGGCTATTTATGTCAAAACAAAATACCCTTCCATAGATTTAGAGTTTTATAGTTGTGACACAGGTAAAGAATTAGACGAAACCTATCAACTGATAAAAAACCTTGAAATTTATCTTGGAATTAAAATTAAGCTACTTCAAAATGCAGAAAATAGTTCGGAAGATCCTTTTGACCATTTTCTAAAAATGTATGGAGGTTTCCTACCTTCATCAAATGCTCGTTGGTGTACCAAAAAATTAAAACTAGAACCGTTTGAAAAATATGTAGGTGATGATCCAGTAGTTTCCTATGTTGGGATTAGAGGGGATGAAGAACGTGAAGGGTATATTTCAACGAAGAAAAATATTCAATCTATTTTTCCTTTTCGTAAAAACATCTGGAGCCAAGATGTAGTGAATAAATTACTTTCTAACCAAAATATAGAACAACTTTTAGAAATATCAAAAAATATTGATTTTGGCAAAAGTCAAGAAAAAGCATTTCAGACTATTTCACGAAAGGTAGATGTAAGTTTTACCCATAATCAAAAGCTGAATATTTTGCTTGATTCGAATGTAAAAGCATTTAATTACTTAGTTTTTGATTTTTTGAAGACTACAGACTATCCTTTAGCAACTGAAAATATATTTCCATTGCTCGAAGATGAGGAAATTTTGGTACGAGAGGACATTTTTAGAATCTTAGAAGAAAGTGGGGTTGGTGTTCCTGCCTATTACAAAAAAATTGATTTTGAAATCAATGGTAAAAAAGGGCAATATGCAAGAAGTCGTTCAGGTTGCTTTTTTTGCTTCTTTCAACAAAAAATCGAATGGATTTGGTTGTATGAACAGCACCCTGAACTCTACAAAAAAGCAATGGAATATGAGAAAGATGGTTATACATGGGGACAACATGAAAGCTTAGAAGAACTAATTCAGCCGAAAAGAATGGCTGCAATTAAAGAGGAATATGTAAAAAGAATGGAGAAAAAATCAAAAGTAAAATCAAACCTTCTAGTGGATATATTGGATGATGATGACACTGAAGGATGTGCAGCTTGTTTTATTTAA